GGCGATGACGGTGACGCGGACGGCGCCCTCCATGGAGGAGTCGTGCACCGCGCCGAAGATGATCTCCGCCTCCTCGCCCGCCGCCTCCTGGATGATGCTGCTGATCGTCGTCACCTCGTCGATCGCCAGGTCCATCCCGCCCGTGATGTTGATCAGCACCCCGGCCGCGCCCTGGATGGAGATGTTGTCCAGCAGCGGGGAGCTGATCGCCTCCTGCGCCGCCTCCACCGCCCGGTTCTCCCCCGCCCCGTACCCGGTGCCCATCAGCGCCGCGCCGCGGTTGCTCATGATGGTGCGCACGTCGGCGAAGTCCACGTTCACCTCGCCGGTAACCCGGATCAGGTCCGAGATCCCCTGGGTGGCGTGCAGCAGCACCTCGTCGGCCTTCTTCAGCGCGTCCTTGAAGGAGGTGCCCTTGCCCACCACCGAGAGCAGGCGCTCGTTGGGCACCACGATCATGGTGTCGCAGGCGCGCTTCAGCTCGCCCAGGCCGTCGTCGGCCTGGCGCATGCGCTTCTTGCCCTCGAAGAGGAAGGGCTTGGTGACGATGGCGATGGTGAGGGCGCCCATCTCGCGCGCCATCTCGGCGATCACCGGGGCGGCGCCGGTACCGGTGCCGCCACCCATCCCCGCGGTGATGAAGACCAGGTCGGCGCCCTCCAGCGCCTTCCGCATCTCGTCGCGGTTCTCCTCCAGCGCGCCTGCGCCGATCTCGGGCCGCGCGCCGGCGCCCAGGCCGCGCGTGAGCTTGGCGCCGATCTGGATCTTGATCCCCGACTTGCTCTCCTTGAGGGCCTGCGCGTCGGTGTTCACCGAGATGAACTCCACGCCCTCCAGGTCCTCGTCGATCATGCGGTTGACGGCGTTCCCGCCGCCGCCGCCCACGCCCACGACCTTCATGCGGGCGTTCTGCGAGGTGGGCTCTTCGTACTCGAAGATCATCATCTGTCTTCCTCCTCCATCCGCAAAGGGAGGTACGGCCTGGTGAGTTTCGTAAGGAACAAGGCGCGGCCAGGGCTCAGAAGAAGTCCGTGAGCCAGTCGCGCATCCACTTTATGACGCCGTTGACGGAGCCGCCGCCGGAAGCGGAGCCCCCTTCGGGAAGGTCCTGGAGCATGCGCCGGGAGCCGTACATGGCCAGCCCGGCAGCCGTGGCAAACTTGGGCCTGCGCACCGAATCTGCAAGCCCCACGAGGCCCTCGCCCGGTACGCCGATGCGCACGGGAGCCGCGAAGGCGCGCTCGGCCAGCTCGGCGATCCCGTGCATGCTCGCGCCGCCGCCGGTGAGCACGATTCCGCCGCCCAGGCGCGAGGCGAAGCCGCTGCGGTCCAGCTCGGCCGCGACGAGGCCCAGGATCTCGTCCATGCGCTGCTCGATGATGTGCGCCAGCAGCTCGCGGGCGATGCGCCGCGTCTGCCCGGCGGCGGCGCCGGGGATCTCGATGGTCTCCTTGGGGTCGACCAGGTCCGTCCGCGCCGAGCCGAAGCGCTCCTTGGCGCGAACGGCTTCCGCGTACGGCAGCGAGAGGCCCTTCGCGAGGTCGTTGCTCACGGTCGACCCGCCCCAGGGGAGCGAGGCGAGGTGGCGGATCTTGCGCTCGTGGAAGATCACCACGTCGGTCGTGCCGCCGCCCAGGTCCACCAGCGCGGTGCCGATCTCCTTCTCGTCGTCCGACAATACGGCCATCGAAGAAGCGATGGGCTCCAGCACCAGCTCGGCGACCTGGTAGCCGGCGCGCGACACCGACTTGCGGATGTTCTGCGACGACGAGGTGCTGCCGGTGACGATGAAGACCTCGGCCTCTAGGCGCGTGCCCGCCATCCCGACTGGATCGCGGATACCGTTCTGCGAGTCGACGATGTACTCCTGCGGGATGGCGTGCAGCAGCTCGCGGTCGCCGGGGATGACCACGGCGCGGGCAACCTCGTGCACGCGGTCCACGTCGCCGCTGCGGATCTCGCCATCCTTGCCCACGGCGACGACGCCGGTGGACGGCCAGGCGTGGATGTGCTCGCCCGCGATGCCGGTGTAGAGCCGGTCCACGGTGACGCCCGCCATCAGCTCGGCTTCCTTGACCGCCTTGCGCACCGACTCGGTGGTGGCCTCGATGTCGGTCACCACCTCGCGGCGGATGCCGCCGGTCTTGGACTGGCCGACGCCCAGGATCTTGACCTGCGCGCGGTGGGGCGAGTCGCCCGAGACCTCCGCGATGACCGCGGCGGTCTTGCTCGACCCGATGTCCAGCCCGGCAACCAGAGTTTGACGCATGCGTGGGCTTCTAGCGGAGCGCGGATGGAGGTGCGGGCGCCGCGGCGGCCGGGGCCGGTACGGGCGCGGGTGCCGCCGGGGCGGCCTGGGGCATGCGGACCACGACCTGGTCCTCGAAGCGAAGGTCCACGCTCACCGGCGTGGACGGCCTGCCGCCGAGGGACGCGAGGCGGTGCGAGACGTCCGCCAGCGCGGCGTCGAGCCGGAGCAGGCGGTCGGACTGCGCGCCGACGGGGACGACGACCTCGGCGTCGGGATTCGACAGCGTCAGCCGCAGCTCGCCGGGGCGGCCGGCGCGGACTTCCGAGATGCGGGCGGCGAGCGCCGGGTCCAGGTCGGAGATGCGCTGCGTCTCGGCCAGCACGGTGCGCATCCCCGCGTCCTTCACCCGCCCGTCGCGGCCTCGCTCCGACCGGCCGCGGGCCAGGGGGAGGTCGACCGGGACGCGCGCCGGGTCCAGCGGAAGCACCTCGCCGTCGGCGGTGACGGGGACGAGCGTGGCGCCTTCGACGAGGGCGGCGGGGCGCTTCTCGGTCACCTGGATGCGCAGGGTGTGCGGCAGGCGGCGCTCCACGACGGCGGCGGCGATGGCGGGGTGGCGCCGAAGAGCGGCCTCCCACCCGCTGGGGTCCGTCCACAGGCTCTCGCCCATGCGGATGCCCGAGGCGGCGAGCACGTCGTGCGGGGCGAGGAGGCGCGTGCCGGCCACCTCCACCCGCTCGGCAGCGAAGCCGGGGATGCGCGGCAGCACCCGCGGCGCCCACCACGGCGACGACCCGCCCGCGGCGGCGACCACTGCGGCGAGGCCGATGCCG
The sequence above is drawn from the Longimicrobiaceae bacterium genome and encodes:
- the ftsZ gene encoding cell division protein FtsZ, whose protein sequence is MMIFEYEEPTSQNARMKVVGVGGGGGNAVNRMIDEDLEGVEFISVNTDAQALKESKSGIKIQIGAKLTRGLGAGARPEIGAGALEENRDEMRKALEGADLVFITAGMGGGTGTGAAPVIAEMAREMGALTIAIVTKPFLFEGKKRMRQADDGLGELKRACDTMIVVPNERLLSVVGKGTSFKDALKKADEVLLHATQGISDLIRVTGEVNVDFADVRTIMSNRGAALMGTGYGAGENRAVEAAQEAISSPLLDNISIQGAAGVLINITGGMDLAIDEVTTISSIIQEAAGEEAEIIFGAVHDSSMEGAVRVTVIATGFDKQEIFERSDNVIRPNFAARRPEPRTAAAAPRPSAAPVPLAPIQREADIRPIERKLPSDLEIPTFIRRQMD
- the ftsA gene encoding cell division protein FtsA, with the protein product MRQTLVAGLDIGSSKTAAVIAEVSGDSPHRAQVKILGVGQSKTGGIRREVVTDIEATTESVRKAVKEAELMAGVTVDRLYTGIAGEHIHAWPSTGVVAVGKDGEIRSGDVDRVHEVARAVVIPGDRELLHAIPQEYIVDSQNGIRDPVGMAGTRLEAEVFIVTGSTSSSQNIRKSVSRAGYQVAELVLEPIASSMAVLSDDEKEIGTALVDLGGGTTDVVIFHERKIRHLASLPWGGSTVSNDLAKGLSLPYAEAVRAKERFGSARTDLVDPKETIEIPGAAAGQTRRIARELLAHIIEQRMDEILGLVAAELDRSGFASRLGGGIVLTGGGASMHGIAELAERAFAAPVRIGVPGEGLVGLADSVRRPKFATAAGLAMYGSRRMLQDLPEGGSASGGGSVNGVIKWMRDWLTDFF
- a CDS encoding FtsQ-type POTRA domain-containing protein; the protein is MRKRALAGIGLAAVVAAAGGSSPWWAPRVLPRIPGFAAERVEVAGTRLLAPHDVLAASGIRMGESLWTDPSGWEAALRRHPAIAAAVVERRLPHTLRIQVTEKRPAALVEGATLVPVTADGEVLPLDPARVPVDLPLARGRSERGRDGRVKDAGMRTVLAETQRISDLDPALAARISEVRAGRPGELRLTLSNPDAEVVVPVGAQSDRLLRLDAALADVSHRLASLGGRPSTPVSVDLRFEDQVVVRMPQAAPAAPAPVPAPAAAAPAPPSALR